The Neodiprion lecontei isolate iyNeoLeco1 chromosome 6, iyNeoLeco1.1, whole genome shotgun sequence sequence TAACACATATGCCACAAAAAGTCCGATGTCGAACCTTAACACGTCTGACAGTTATCGATACAGGAGCGGTTGAtgtactgatttttttttaacgaaaaacctgttccaaatgtttttctttttctttcttttcctcttccctACTCGTACTAATACCGGACCGGTGACGTAACACGATTAACAATGCTGGtttaccgaaatttttatGGTTCGGATCTGACACCGAATATTTAGCGTTTAAGAGCGTGGTAAACACCATTCGGTGGTTAATTACGGGACGCGTGATCAGCAGATAGAATCTTCAGTCTTTGCTATACCGTATTCCTCTACCATTTTCTTGATACTTTCGAAACAGCCGATTACCTgcgaatataataaaattttcgtatcaGTGTGGCGAAATTCTCGATTCTTAAAAGCACACGTATAGGTATCTATGTCTTATActacacacgcacgcacgtcAAAGCTATTCGAGCTTTATTATTACAGCTATATCAAGATGTATATATTTGCACGATACGTTGTGCATCGGAATTTGCGAAAGTCGTTTCCTTTGCAATTGCGTCATCCTAAGCTGGAACATATCCTCCCCCTTTTCCATCATGCTTTGACCATTGAAAACACCGGATGTCATGGAACGTTAAGTGTAATTTTTAGCTCTTCTACGCGgtgaatataatgaaaaatcaaattggaaataattatgtatttaAACGTTAGCGTTTTGTGTTTCGAGCCTCGTTTAACAACGTTTGACAACCAATGTCGTCTTTACGTAACGCATAGTTTAGCTATTCCGTAACAGCGAATGTACCGGCAGAAATTTGGTATTCTTCGTTACGTATTCCGATAAACTAAAACCAAGCGGAAAGTTAGCGTGACAattaatgaacaaaaaaaaaaaaagaaaacgtcaCAGACGTCTACACATTCCTGCAGAATTTTATGTACAAAGTTTGTATAACTTCCTTTGAACGCtcgtattttgtttattttttggaaaattttaccgcTGTCAGAGCGGCGAACTTTCGAAAATGGAAAGGAAAGTATGAGCGGTTGATAATTCGTGAAATTTGTCAAATACAGGTGCCGGCAACAAGGTGGCGTTTATATCCCATAAGTAAAAATCTCAGGCACTTATAATCCGGTTGACGAATTATCGCTGTATTATCTTTGTGGGTTTAAAGCGGCGTgacttttttcaataataaaataagtgCAATTGTCTCCTACCGTGCGAAACGAATTTAAGACAAGTCACGAGTGTGCTAGTCGTTGCAATTCGGCACGTTAACTGTGTCCGATGCAGTAAGAAGTGGTCGCAACGTGTTATGCCGGCACAGTATTGCGCCGTTTGTCAAATAAAACGTCTATCCGAAAATGAACACGTCAGGGCTGTGCCAAGAGTGCAACAGACTGCAGAAGCGAAGGTGCACAAATTCGTTATTCACGGGAGCACGCGTCTCCCGTCCTTGATTCCCACACAACCGGTGTACAGCTTCCGAAGTCGGAAGCTCTGAGAGTCGCCTAGTCGGTGCAAAGGTCGGAGGAATTATACGTGCGTAACGCAACGCGGTGAGTCGGAGGAAATATCGCGGTTAAGAATATCCTCCGGTTATTCCGCGTCGTGCGTCAGGAGCCCTTGACACGGCCCTGAAGTTTGCTGTGAGGCTACCGCTTACCAGCAATACGATCCAGAGGATGAATAAGAGGATGTTCTTAACCAACAGAGTCTTGGGATTCTTCGAACCCTCCCAGCTTGTCGCGAGATCGATGATTCCCGGCAACAAAAGCCCCATCGAACTGAAGCAGAACGCCGCGAACAGACCCAGAAGCGGTCCCAATTCCGGCAAGGCAACGGCTACCAGAACTTGTTGCGAAAAGTGTTAATTAGGATGATCGGCATCGTTCCGTTCCTCATACTTGTCGTGCGAGGAATGTCGGTACAGCGATTCGTAGAAAAGATTCTAGCATTGTTTACGAGGCAAAGATTACAGGtgttacatgtatacgtatcaCACGATATCGTCACGGTTGCGGAGAGGTATTAAAAAAACATGGtagaaacatttttatcctgaatatcgaatttttgtatagtttcattgaattttcacCAATGCGTCAGCAAGTTCGGTACCGTCTATTGTTTTACACAGTGTATTGTGCAATCCGGAACGAACGTGCAGACGCACGAATAATAAACTGGTTGCTTCTGATGAACGTGTAATAAACAAGTTTTTCCCGACCGGTCACACAAGAATACCATATTCGTACGCGATGAACgcgtgaagaagaaaaaaaaaaacaaaaatagaaaatatagaaatatcCGGTGTTTTCAGTtaaagtaatatttttcagaattataaaCGGTTCGTTTATGCTATACTTGTACATTttgattgtaaatttcaaagtCCGTCATTTTCAAATCCAATGAAACTGTTGCAAGCGAGCATTGTTTTGGATCTGAGGATCCCTTGTCCGAACTAATTGTAGCATAATTGATAGTTCCTTCCTGCAGTTGAACGTGCGATATCGATGGTCGGAGTTCGCCTTCCTCGACATCACGTTTTTACGGTGATACTTTTAATCACGGTCTACTTACTCGTGACTATGACCCCGCCAATGCGAAACACGATTTCGAATATCCTTCGTTTATCCTCGTTGACCTTTCCCATTATTTGCGGCCATATTATAGAGACTGGAACGAAGTAATGTATCGCGTACCCGAACATTACCGACAAGGTAATGGCTATTTTCACAGCTTGAGCAGCTCTGGAAAAGGCAAATAAACATCATATTCTTTCACAGGTTTCGCGCGTTACGCGCGTGTATCTGAGTAAAGGAAAGCGTAAGAACTCCCGATACGTTGATAAAATCTACCGTGATGGAAAATGATTTACACTCCAACAATAATGGTAGTCTAATGTAACCGGTAGGCATGGCCGTTTGTGCATCCAAATATACGGTATGTGTATATTCGGCTCATTGGAGGAAGATCGGATGAGAAGGAAAGGGGAATCCCTTGCAGAATTGCAAGAATTTCATTACGAACCGCGACGCAGGAAAACAATGTTATACACTGTACATACATTGAACGGCTGGGtaaagatgaaaaacaatCGACCGCAGGTATCAGTTATAAAGGAATTACAAATAGTCTTTTAAGAAGACGCGAAGATCGTGTCAGGCTGTCCTACCTGAAACTCGTGGTAAACAATTTATGACATTATAACTCACGGTTCGTCCAGAGGCAAGTTTTTAATGACGGTGTCGCAGGGATTGATGTACTTGTTGTATCCAAATAATCCGAATAGCAGGTATATAGTCGAGCTAAAAGTCATGGATATCGCTAGTATGGTCGGCAGGTGATCGGGCGTTTTCATGGAATTCTCCAAAGGCATAAGGAGGCACATGTTGTGAAGCGCGAACAGGAATATGGTGCAGTAAACAGGCATGGCTACGAAGTTTGTATACGCGGTCAGACGCGAGGGACTCTTCA is a genomic window containing:
- the LOC124294945 gene encoding proton-coupled amino acid transporter-like protein pathetic, which encodes MPVYCTIFLFALHNMCLLMPLENSMKTPDHLPTILAISMTFSSTIYLLFGLFGYNKYINPCDTVIKNLPLDEPAAQAVKIAITLSVMFGYAIHYFVPVSIIWPQIMGKVNEDKRRIFEIVFRIGGVIVTSK